A genomic segment from Nonomuraea helvata encodes:
- a CDS encoding Asp23/Gls24 family envelope stress response protein yields MSNRSTEASQAATVPKARTYEGGPASALVTDKGTTTIADGVVAKIAGLAAREVSGVYAMGGGTARALGSMRGMVGVEESVSQGVSVEVGERQAAIDLDLVAEYGTAIPELSGAVRKNVINGVERMCGLEVTEVNIRIDDVHLPEQDRERESGMTRERESGMARGGQQRTDTGQEPRVQ; encoded by the coding sequence ATGTCTAACCGGTCCACGGAGGCCAGTCAGGCCGCGACCGTACCGAAGGCCAGGACGTACGAGGGCGGCCCGGCGAGCGCGCTGGTCACCGACAAGGGCACCACCACCATCGCCGATGGTGTCGTGGCCAAGATCGCCGGACTCGCGGCTCGCGAGGTGTCCGGTGTGTACGCCATGGGCGGAGGCACGGCACGCGCGCTGGGCAGCATGCGTGGCATGGTCGGCGTCGAGGAGAGCGTCTCGCAGGGCGTGTCGGTCGAGGTGGGCGAGCGGCAGGCCGCCATCGACCTCGACCTCGTGGCCGAGTACGGGACGGCGATCCCCGAGCTGTCGGGCGCGGTGCGGAAGAACGTCATCAACGGCGTCGAGCGGATGTGCGGGCTCGAGGTCACCGAGGTCAACATCAGGATCGACGACGTCCATCTGCCCGAGCAGGACCGCGAACGGGAGAGCGGCATGACCCGCGAACGGGAGAGCGGCATGGCCCGCGGCGGGCAGCAGAGGACGGACACCGGGCAGGAGCCGCGGGTCCAATGA
- a CDS encoding DUF2273 domain-containing protein translates to MNNQWMPVIGMAVGIVLGLVAAFGGLFAFLLVLVLGAVGFLVGRIAETGQLNLTSERRR, encoded by the coding sequence ATGAACAACCAGTGGATGCCGGTGATCGGCATGGCCGTCGGCATCGTTCTCGGGCTCGTCGCAGCCTTCGGTGGGCTCTTCGCGTTCCTGCTCGTGCTCGTGCTCGGCGCGGTCGGCTTCCTGGTCGGCCGGATCGCGGAGACGGGCCAGCTGAACCTGACGTCCGAGAGGCGGAGATGA
- a CDS encoding fumarylacetoacetate hydrolase family protein, with product MRIARFSTGDGVSFGVVEGGPGEEVVSTVAGHPFNQVQFTGERYPLSQVKLLAPMLPSKVVAIGRNYAEHAAELGNEVPEEPLIFMKPSTSVIGHGENIAYPTTLSDRVDYEGELAVVIGRLCREVPVERVKDVIFGYTCANDVTARDLQKKDVQFTRAKGFDTFCPLGPWIQTDLDASDLALTTTVNGEIRQSGRTNQLINDIPALVAYVSAVMTLIPGDVILTGTPAGVGPLQVGDEVSVGIEGIGTLTNKVVSRD from the coding sequence GTGCGTATAGCGAGGTTCTCCACAGGCGATGGCGTGTCGTTCGGCGTGGTCGAGGGCGGCCCCGGCGAGGAGGTCGTCTCCACGGTCGCCGGTCATCCGTTCAACCAGGTGCAGTTCACCGGCGAGCGATACCCGCTGTCCCAGGTGAAGCTGCTGGCCCCGATGCTGCCGAGCAAGGTGGTCGCCATCGGCAGAAACTACGCCGAGCACGCGGCCGAGCTGGGCAACGAGGTGCCCGAGGAGCCGCTCATCTTCATGAAGCCGTCCACGTCGGTGATCGGCCACGGCGAGAACATCGCATACCCCACGACGCTGTCCGACCGCGTCGACTACGAGGGCGAGCTGGCCGTGGTGATCGGCAGGCTGTGCCGCGAGGTGCCGGTCGAGCGGGTCAAGGACGTCATCTTCGGCTATACCTGCGCCAACGACGTCACCGCGCGCGACCTGCAGAAGAAGGACGTGCAGTTCACCCGGGCCAAGGGGTTCGACACGTTCTGCCCGCTCGGGCCGTGGATCCAGACCGACCTCGACGCGAGCGACCTGGCCCTCACGACCACGGTCAACGGCGAGATCCGGCAGAGCGGGCGTACGAACCAGCTCATCAACGACATCCCCGCGCTGGTGGCCTACGTCAGCGCGGTCATGACCCTGATCCCCGGCGACGTCATCCTGACCGGCACCCCGGCGGGCGTCGGGCCCCTCCAGGTCGGCGACGAGGTCAGCGTCGGCATCGAAGGCATCGGCACACTCACGAACAAGGTGGTCTCCCGTGACTGA